The window CCCCAGGCGGTGGGGCTGGCCTTGGCGGGGCGTTACCGGGGGGAGGAATGGGTGGTGGCCACCAGCATCGGGGACGGGGGTACCAGCGAGGGGGATTTCCACGAGGGGCTTAACTTCGCCGCGGTCTTCCGGGCCCCCGTGGTCTTCCTGGTTCAGAACAACGGCTACGCCATCAGCGTCCCCAAAAGCCGGCAGATGCGGGTGGACTATATCGCCCAAAGGGCCGAAGGCTACGGGATGCCCGGGGTGGTGGTGGACGGGAACGACGCCTTCGCCGTGTACCTGGAGGCCAAGAAGGCGGTGGAACGGGCGCGGAAGGGGGAGGGCCCAACCCTCCTCGAGGCCCTCACCTACCGCCTCGCCCCCCACACCACCTCCGACGACCCCTCCCGCTACCGGAGCAAGGAGGAGGAGGAGGCCTGGCGGCAAAAAGACCCCGTGCTCCGCCTGAGGAAGGCCCTGGAGGACAAGGGGCTTTGGGACGAGGAGAGGGAAAAGGCGCTTCTTGAGGAGCTGGAGGAGGAGTTCGGGCGGGAGCTTTCCCTGGCGGACAGCGCTCCCGAGCCCCGGCCCGAGGAGATCGTGGAGCACGTCTATGCCGAGATGGGGCCGGACCAAAAGCGGGTGTGGGAGGCCTTGAGGCGGGGCCTCCACCTGGAGGAGGTGGGCTGATGCGCGTCCTGAACCTTGTCCAGGCCATCCACGAGGCCTTGGACCTGGCCCTGGCCAGGGACGAGCGGGTCCTGGTCTTTGGGGAGGACGTGGGGCGGCTCGGGGGGGTCTTCCGGGTGACGGAGGGCCTTCAGACCAAGTATGGGGAGGACAGGGTCTTCGACACCCCCTTGGCGGAAAGCGGCATCCTGGGCTTGGCCATCGGCCTCGCCATGGGGGGGATGCGTCCCGTGGCGGAGATCCAGTTCGCCGGTTTTCTCTACCCCGCCTTAGACCAGATCCTCTCCCACCTGGGCCGTTGGCGGCACCGCAGCCGGGGCCGGGTGGGGCTTCCCGTGGTGGTGCGGGCCCCGTACGGCGGGGGCGTGCACACCCCCGAGCAGCACGCCGACTCCCCCGAGGCCATCCTCGGCCACACCCCCGGGGTGAAGGTGGTTATCCCCTCCAGCCCCGAACGGGCCAAGGGCCTCCTCCTCGCCGCCCTTGAGGACCCGGACCCCGTGTTTTTCCTCGAGGCCATCAAGCTCTACCGGGGGGTGCGGGCGGAGGTCCCCGAGGGGTACTACACCCTCCCCCTAGGGAAGGCCCGCATCCTGCGGGAGGGGAAAGCCGCCACCCTCATCGGCTACGGGGGCATGGTGGAGGTGATGCTGGAGGCGGCGGAGGTGGCGGCTAGGGAAGGGGTAGAGGTGATGGTGGTGGACTTGGAAACCCTAGTGCCCCTGGACGAGGACACCCTCCTCGCCGCCGTCCGGGAAACGGGCCGGGCTGTGGTGGTCTACGAGGCCATGCGCACCGGGGGCTTCGGGGCGGAGATCGCCGCCCGCATCGCCGAGGGGGCCATAGACTACCTCCAGGCTCCCGTGGTGCGGGTGGCGGGCTACGACGCCCCCTACCCGCCCTTTAGCGCCGTAGAGCATTTCTACCGCCCCAACGCTAAAAGGGTCCTCGCCGCCTTACGCCGGGTGCTTCGCTACTAAGGGCGGCCTGAGGGCTGCTACACTGGGGAGCGCAGGGTCCGGGATCCCCCCGGTAGCCCTAGGAGGCGTATGCGCGCGCACATCATTACCTACGGATGCCAGATGAACGAGTATGACTCCCACCTGGTGGCCAGCGAACTGGTGAGCCTGGGGTGGGAGCTGGTAGACACGGTGGAGGAGGCGGACTTCGTCTTGGTGAACACCTGCGCTGTGCGGGGCAAGCCCGTGGAAAAGGTGCGCTCCCTTTTGGGCCAGCTCCGCAAGGAGAAGGAAAAGCGGGGCCTCCTCATTGGCATGATGGGCTGCCTGGCCCAGCTGGACGAGGGCCAGCAGATGGCCAAGAAGTTCGGGGTGGACATCCTCTTGGGCCCTGGGGCCCTCACCTCCTTGCCCGAGGCCCTGAAGCAAAACGAGCGCTTCTACGACCTCACCTTCCGGGACGATCTTTTAGACTACATCCCTCCGCCCCCTAAGGGGGCTCTTTCCGCCCACGTGAGCATCATCCGCGGGTGCAACCACCACTGCACCTACTGCATCGTGCCCACCACCCGGGGCCCCGAGGTTTCCCGCCATCCCGACCTCATCCTCAAGGAGATTGAGCTTTTGAAGCAGGCGGGGGTGGTGGAGATCACCCTTCTGGGCCAGAACGTGAACTCCTACGGTAAGGACCAGCCGGGCTACCCCAGCTTCGCCGAACTACTGCGGATGGTGGGGCGGATGGGCATTCCCCGGGTGCGTTTCCTCACCAGCCACCCGGTGAACTTCACCGACGACATCCTCGAGGCCATCGCCGACACCCCCGCCATTTGCCGCTACATCCACCTTCCCGTGCAGTCGGGCTCCGACCGGGTGCTCCGGCGCATGGCCCGGGAGTACCGCCGGGCCCACTACCTGGAGAGAATCCGGCGCATCCGGGAGGTATTGCCTGACGCCGTGCTTTCCACCGACATCATCGTGGGCTTCCCCGGAGAAACCGAGGAGGATTTCCAGGAAACCCTTTCCCTCTACGACGAGGTGGGCTACGACCAGGCCTACATGTTCATCTACTCCCCCCGCCCCGGTACCCCTGCCTACAAGCACTTCCAGGACCTGCCCCGGGAGGTGAAAGTGGAGCGGCTACAGCGGCTTATTGAGAAGCAAAAGGAGTGGAGCTACCGCCGCAACCTGGAATGGGTGGGGAAGACCGTGGAGGTCCTGGTGCGGGGCGAGGCCAAGGAGGAGGGCTTCGTCCAGGGGCATGACCGGGGGAACCACCCGGTCCTGATCCCCGCGGCCCAGGCCCCCACCCCCGGGCTGTACCAGGTGGAGATCAAGCAGGCCACGCCCCACCTTCTCTTCGGGGAGGTGGTGGGGGCGAGGGAGCCCGCGCCCATCCCCTTGCCCGTGGCCTAGGGAGGCAATGTGGGCCCGGTCCTGCCCCTCAGCGCCGCCTTGGCCCTCTTTCTTCTCTTTTGGGCGGGGTTCCGCTTTGCCGCCTGGGGGTTTCTTCTCGCCCTGGGCCTTGGGGTTTTGGCCTACCTGGGGGTGGCCCGCTGGCAGGCTCAGATGCTGCGACGCGGGCCTACCCAAGCGGCCCTGGAGCGGCTTGCCATGAAGGAGGCCTGGCGGCGGGGTGGTCTGCTGCGCCCCCATGACCTCTCCGCCTACATGGACGAAGGGGAGGCGAGGGCGCTTTTGGAGGGCCTGGCTGCCCGGGGGCTTTGCCGCAAGGAGGGGGAAGGGTACCGCTTCTGATGCGGGAAGCCGGGGTGGTGGTCCTGGGGGCTGGGGTGGCGGGGCTCACCCTGGCCCGCCTCCTTTGGGAGCAGGGGCGGTCCGTTTTGGTGGTGGCGGAAGGCTTGGGGGAGGCGAGCCGCCCGCCCGTGGCCCTGGTGAACCCCTTGCGGGGGCGGCGCTTCACCCTGGCCGAGGAAGGGGAAAAGGCCCTCGAGGCGGCCCTTGCCTTTTATGGCCGCTATGTGCCCCTACACCTCGGCGTCTACCGCCCCGTGCCCGAGGGGGAGCGGGACAAGGTGGCCAAGCGGCTTGGAGGGCTGCGGCACCGCTGGGAAGGGGAAAGCGTGGTGCTGGAGGAGGCCTTTTGGCTGGAGCCCAGGCCCCTCTTGGCACAGCTTGCGGAAGGCCTTTCCCTCCTTCGCCGCAAGGTGGTGGCCTGGGACCCGCCTTACCTGTTGCTGGAAGGGGGCGAGCGGGTGCGGGGGGAGGTTTTGGTCTACGCCGGGGGCGGGCGGGGGGCGCACCTCCTGGGCCTTTTGGGCCGGCACGTTCCCGGCCTTGTCCTTACCCTCTTGGACTACTTCCCCCGGGCCATAAGCTACCGCGTTTACCTGGCGGGAAGCGCCCTGGGGGGAAGCTACCTGCCCCAGGAGGAGGGCCCGGACCCCCCGCCCCCCACGGAAGGGGAGGTGGAGTGGCTGCTTTCGGGGGCGGAGGCTTTGGTGGGCTACCGGCCCCAGGTGGCCTCCGCCTGGCGGGGGGTGCGTTTCCGCCTGGGGGGCTTCCCTTACCTTTTTCCCGTGGAAGGGGGGTACGCCTTTACTGGCCTTGGTTCCACGGGCTTCCTGTACGCACCCCTTTTGGCGGCGCGGCTTGCGGAAATGCTCTAGACTGGGATGGTGTACAGCGGCGCGGTCCTGGCAGGGGGGAGGTCCCGGCGTTTTGGGGAGGATAAGGCGCTATACCCTTACCGGGGAAAGCCCCTTTTGGCCTGGGTTCTGGAAAGCCTGGAAGGGGCGGCGGAGCGCTTCATCGTGGCGAACCGCCCCTACGAGGGCTTTGGCGTTCCTGTTCACCCCGACCTGCTGCCGGGGGCGGATAGCCTCTCCGGCCTGCACACCGCCTTGGCCCTTGCCCGCCACCCCTGGGTGGCGGTGGCCGCTTGCGACCTGCCCTTCCTCTCCCGGGCCTACTGGGAGTTTCTGTTTGAAAAGGCCCAGGCCTCTCCCCACCCGGTGGTGGTGGCGGTGAACCCGGAGGGCCATCTGGAACCCCTCATGGCCTTTTACCACAAGGACTGCCTGCCCCAGGTGGAGCGGCAGATCCGGGAGGGGGATTTCCTCCTGCGTCGGGTGATGGAGGCCTTGGGGGCCACCCAGGTGGCGGCGGAGGAGGTGGTGGGGCGGTTTGGTCCGAAGGTGTTCCTCAACGCCAACCGCAAGGAGGAGCTCCCCTAGTCCCGCACCCGGATGCGGGTGGAGTGGACGGGCTGGCCGTCCAGGTAGAGGTCCAGGGGGTAGACCCCTGGGGTTTTGGGGGCAAGGAGGTTGCCCCGGTAGGTGAGGTCGTCCACTTTTTCCAGGGGGATAATCAAGGGGCCCAAGCGCACCTCCACCCGGCTAGCCCGGCGGAGCAGGCGGGCCTCGAGGCGGACCTCTTCCCCCGGGTCCAGGAGGGCGGGGCTAGCCTGGAGGGTGGCCAGGGGTCCCGGGCGCAGGGTGAGGAAGGCCGTGGCCTCGGCCCGCTCCCCTTCCCCTTCCGCCACCACCCGCACCTCCAAGGTCCCCGTGCCCTCCACGGGGATGTAGGCCCCATAGAGGCCTTCTTCTAGGGCCTCTAGGGGGAAGCTCCGTCCCATGAGTTCGGCAACCACCCGTCTGGGCCGCCCCTGCACCTGGGCCTTGAGGGGGAGTTCCGCCCCCGGGGGCAAGGGGTTGGGCAAGGGGAGGAGGATCACGCTTAAGGACTCCTCCGTGAGGGTGCGCACCACCTCCCGCACTACCGGGCGGGCGGCCAGGAGGACCTGGGGCAGGGGACCGGGCTGGAGTTCCAGGGTGAGGGGTTCCCCAGGTTCCCGGAGTTTATCCAGGCTAGTTGGATCCAGGCTTACGGTGTAGGGGCCGGGGAGTAGCCCGCCCACCACGAAGACCCCCCTGCCGTCGGCCACCGCCTGCCGGGCTTCGGCGCCCCGCACCAGGATGCGGGCGTAGGGGAGGGGCGGCTCGCCCTCGTCCCGGGTCCCGTTGCGGTTCTCGTCCAGGTAAACCTGCCCCAGGAGCCCCACCACGGTCTCCACGGGAAGGTCCACGGGAAGGGTTAGGCCCCGTTCCACCCGCACCTCCACCGGGCGGCGCAGGGCCAGGTTGGCCTCGAGGCCCCCCACCTCCAGGCGGTAGCTGCCGGGATAGAGTTCCAGGCGGTAGCGGCCGTCCCCGTCCGCCACCGCCTCTAAAGCCCCCACCCGCACTCTGGCCCCCGGCAAAGGGGGCTCGTCCGGTCCTTTTAGGCCGTCCCGGTTGCGGTCGTGGAAGACCATCCCGGCCACGAAGCCCGTGGCCCGGCCTCCGAAGAGGGCCACCACCGCTTCCGGGGTGTCGAAGCCCCCCTTGAGCTCCACCGCGCCCAGGACTTGGAGGGTGAGGGTTCCCCCTTGGTAGCTCCCCGTGAGCCCAAACCCGAGGATGCCCTCCCGGTACGCAAGCCCGAAGCGGGCGTCCGCGGTTCGCGTGTCGACGTCGTAGCCTAGGGCTAGGCCCAGCTCCCAAGGGGGGAAGCTGCCCTGGCCCTGGAGGAGGAGGCGCCGGGTGTCAGGGGTTTGGCTGTAGCCTCCCTGCAGGGCGAAGGCCTGTTCCCGGTAGGCGGCATAGAGGCCGAAGGCGTTGCCCTGCGGGGTTCTGCTAGCGCTACCGCCCACCTCCAGCCCACCCTCGCGGAAGCGGGCGGAAGCCCCCAGGACCAAACCCCCTTGGCTTCCCAGGGTGCCTGCCAGGGAAAAGGGCTGGCCCGGGGGGCGGAAGGCCAGGGTGTAGAACACGCCCGCACTATCCCCGGCCCGGAGGGAGAGGCTTTGGGTGGTGGCCTCGTCCAAACGGTGGCCCAGCTGGGCCGAGGCCTGGAGGCGCCCCCCCGCGTACGCCAGGTCCCCCTTGACCCCCCAAGGCTCCTGCCGCCGGGTGCCCCCGCCCAGGTGAAAGCGCCAACCTTCCAGGTACTCAAGCCGCCCCGAGAGGCTAAGCTCGGGGCTTTCTAGCCGGCCCTCCAGGCCTCCGCCCCCCACCACCCCTGCCGGGTCCGTTCGGCGGAAGAGGAGGCCGTAAGGGGTTAGGGCAAGGCCCCCTTCTTGGAAGGTGTACCCCACGCTAAACCGCTGGCCCAAGGCGGAGAGGTGGGCCGCCGCCTTCCAAGGGCCCTCCTGGTAGAGCCCGCCCAGGCCCAGGCCACCGGCGGTCCAGGCGGCGTAGGCTTGGAGGGGTCCGAGCTCCCCCTCGAGGCGGTACACCCCTTCGTAGGCGCGAAAGCCGAGGAAAAACCCTTCCCCGAAGATCCCCGCTTCTCCCACCATGCGATCCTTGCCCCACTCCAGGCGGGAGCCGAGCCGCACGTAGTCGGAAAGCGCTCCAGACAGATTGAGGCCGAGGGCATAGGCGAAGCCGCTTTGCCCATAGCGCCCCGTGAGGCCGAAGCGGTAGAGGAGGGCCTGCCGGGAAAGCCTTTCCGCTCCGGCGAAGGGTTGGATGAGGGTTTCCAGCACCCCGTAGGCCCGCACGGTGGGGTCTAGGCTCGAATAGGCGAAGAGGGTGGCCGTGTCCCGGTTTCGCCCCGTGAGGCGGAGTTCTAGGCTCACCTCCTTGGCCTCCCCCGGCTCCAGCTCCACCACCTCCGGGTTGAGGCGGGCGGGGAGGAGGCTTCGCACCTCCAGGCGGATTTGGTCCTTGGCGTTGCCGATGTTGCGCACCAGGAGGGTGTAGGTAAGGGTTTCCCCTTCCACCCCTTCCCCGCCGGGAGGGAGGCGGAGCTCTACCCCGGCCCGGGGGAGGATGCTGAGCCGCACCCTTCGCTCCTCCCGGGCGTCCCGCAGGCGGAGAAGGTGGGTGCCCGCCCGCGCCTCAGGCCCCACGAGGAGGTTGAAGACTCCTTCCCCTTCCACCTCTTCCGTGAGGGGGATGACGCCGGGGGGGACTTCCAGGAGGGCGATCTGCCCCTCTCCCCGCACCGGGAGGCTCACGAACTCCCCCGAGCGCGCCTCCAGGGCCTCAGGGGCCTCCAGGGCTACCCCTAGGCCCAAGAGGAGGAGAAGGGCTACAATCCGCATGGCCTAGAGGCGGGACAGGGTGAAGAGGAGGCTTCCCCGATAGGTCCCTGGGACCTCCTGCCCCGTGAGCACCAAGCGGAACTCCAGGGCATAGGTCTGGTAGCCTGCGGTGGGCCCGGTCCCCGTGAGGAGGATCACCTTGGGGCCTAAGGGGATCCAGGGGCCCCCGTTCAGGCGGTACTCCACCTGGGCCGCTGGGATCTCCGCCCCCGTTTCTGAGAGGAGGGGTGTGGCCTCTACCTCGAGGGCAAACCCGCCCTCGAGGTTGGTGAAAAGCCGCAGGCTGAGCGCCCCGCTGGGCCGGGTGGGGGGGTAGGCGTAGGGGAACTGGGGCGGAGGGTAGGGGGCTTGGGTCAGGTCGAACACCACCTCCTCGGCGCTCAGGGAGAGGGAGCTCCCCTCGGGCAGGTTGACCCCAATGGGCACCTGGGCCCAGGCGAAGCCGAGGACAAGGGCCAAGGCCAGTAGACGCATCACCTCACCTCAATCCTTCCTTCCCCTGCGATGAGGCTGGGGCTACCGTAGTCCAGCACCGCTAGCACCAGGTAGCGCCCGGGGGCCAAG is drawn from Thermus sp. LT1-2-5 and contains these coding sequences:
- the pdhA gene encoding pyruvate dehydrogenase (acetyl-transferring) E1 component subunit alpha, whose amino-acid sequence is MKLKVVRYLDRGEFPLGAEEALALYRAMRRARFFDEKALTLQRQGRLGVYAPFMGQEAAQVGVALALGEGDWVVPSYRESALLLARGLPIHTLILYWRAHPAGWRFPEGVRAVNPYIPIATQIPQAVGLALAGRYRGEEWVVATSIGDGGTSEGDFHEGLNFAAVFRAPVVFLVQNNGYAISVPKSRQMRVDYIAQRAEGYGMPGVVVDGNDAFAVYLEAKKAVERARKGEGPTLLEALTYRLAPHTTSDDPSRYRSKEEEEAWRQKDPVLRLRKALEDKGLWDEEREKALLEELEEEFGRELSLADSAPEPRPEEIVEHVYAEMGPDQKRVWEALRRGLHLEEVG
- a CDS encoding alpha-ketoacid dehydrogenase subunit beta; this translates as MRVLNLVQAIHEALDLALARDERVLVFGEDVGRLGGVFRVTEGLQTKYGEDRVFDTPLAESGILGLAIGLAMGGMRPVAEIQFAGFLYPALDQILSHLGRWRHRSRGRVGLPVVVRAPYGGGVHTPEQHADSPEAILGHTPGVKVVIPSSPERAKGLLLAALEDPDPVFFLEAIKLYRGVRAEVPEGYYTLPLGKARILREGKAATLIGYGGMVEVMLEAAEVAAREGVEVMVVDLETLVPLDEDTLLAAVRETGRAVVVYEAMRTGGFGAEIAARIAEGAIDYLQAPVVRVAGYDAPYPPFSAVEHFYRPNAKRVLAALRRVLRY
- the miaB gene encoding tRNA (N6-isopentenyl adenosine(37)-C2)-methylthiotransferase MiaB; this encodes MRAHIITYGCQMNEYDSHLVASELVSLGWELVDTVEEADFVLVNTCAVRGKPVEKVRSLLGQLRKEKEKRGLLIGMMGCLAQLDEGQQMAKKFGVDILLGPGALTSLPEALKQNERFYDLTFRDDLLDYIPPPPKGALSAHVSIIRGCNHHCTYCIVPTTRGPEVSRHPDLILKEIELLKQAGVVEITLLGQNVNSYGKDQPGYPSFAELLRMVGRMGIPRVRFLTSHPVNFTDDILEAIADTPAICRYIHLPVQSGSDRVLRRMAREYRRAHYLERIRRIREVLPDAVLSTDIIVGFPGETEEDFQETLSLYDEVGYDQAYMFIYSPRPGTPAYKHFQDLPREVKVERLQRLIEKQKEWSYRRNLEWVGKTVEVLVRGEAKEEGFVQGHDRGNHPVLIPAAQAPTPGLYQVEIKQATPHLLFGEVVGAREPAPIPLPVA
- a CDS encoding FAD-dependent oxidoreductase; protein product: MMREAGVVVLGAGVAGLTLARLLWEQGRSVLVVAEGLGEASRPPVALVNPLRGRRFTLAEEGEKALEAALAFYGRYVPLHLGVYRPVPEGERDKVAKRLGGLRHRWEGESVVLEEAFWLEPRPLLAQLAEGLSLLRRKVVAWDPPYLLLEGGERVRGEVLVYAGGGRGAHLLGLLGRHVPGLVLTLLDYFPRAISYRVYLAGSALGGSYLPQEEGPDPPPPTEGEVEWLLSGAEALVGYRPQVASAWRGVRFRLGGFPYLFPVEGGYAFTGLGSTGFLYAPLLAARLAEML
- a CDS encoding molybdenum cofactor guanylyltransferase; its protein translation is MYSGAVLAGGRSRRFGEDKALYPYRGKPLLAWVLESLEGAAERFIVANRPYEGFGVPVHPDLLPGADSLSGLHTALALARHPWVAVAACDLPFLSRAYWEFLFEKAQASPHPVVVAVNPEGHLEPLMAFYHKDCLPQVERQIREGDFLLRRVMEALGATQVAAEEVVGRFGPKVFLNANRKEELP